A stretch of Aureispira sp. CCB-E DNA encodes these proteins:
- a CDS encoding PorP/SprF family type IX secretion system membrane protein: MKNFIIICLGVLLLCTTDTLHAQQDPLFAQYNSNPFLINPAVAGSKGNHSLNLFHRWQWVRFPGAPQTFGLTYQGTIWRDKKNGDWLVGLGGLLFGDVTGPSSRWGGKISGAVHRKLGKKTFLSLGFSGRLAHNIIRTDMIQLIDPNDQAVANADPGNWSIDLEVGLYLYTKNLTVGFAAPNLGQRVLNFSFRPNNSEPIGRYYRHYYLSAAYKIRLPEKKIIIEPSIMLRYIQGAVPQFEGGVTVHVLNEQVALGLYYRYPAFLSFQCKVLFDKRVPVLLGFDVALNTFQQHSLGSTELMIGYEFPGTDVFEMPEVEETPDGSL; the protein is encoded by the coding sequence ATGAAAAATTTCATCATAATATGTCTTGGTGTATTGTTGCTTTGTACGACTGATACACTTCATGCACAACAAGACCCTCTGTTTGCTCAATACAATAGCAATCCTTTTTTAATCAACCCTGCTGTTGCGGGATCGAAAGGCAACCATTCTCTAAACTTATTTCACCGTTGGCAATGGGTTCGCTTCCCTGGAGCGCCTCAAACATTTGGGTTGACCTATCAAGGAACCATATGGAGAGACAAAAAGAATGGAGATTGGTTGGTCGGTTTAGGGGGGCTGCTATTTGGGGATGTTACAGGTCCTAGCTCTCGTTGGGGAGGAAAAATTTCAGGGGCAGTGCATCGTAAATTAGGCAAAAAAACATTTTTGTCGCTTGGTTTTTCGGGGCGTTTAGCGCACAATATTATCCGTACCGATATGATTCAACTCATTGATCCCAATGACCAAGCGGTTGCGAATGCTGATCCAGGAAATTGGAGCATTGATTTAGAGGTAGGTTTGTATTTATATACAAAAAATTTAACCGTTGGTTTTGCTGCCCCTAATCTAGGACAACGAGTGCTCAATTTTAGCTTCCGCCCCAACAATAGTGAACCAATTGGAAGATATTATCGCCACTACTACCTATCTGCTGCATACAAAATTAGGCTTCCTGAGAAAAAAATCATTATTGAGCCTTCTATTATGCTTAGATACATTCAAGGTGCCGTTCCTCAATTTGAAGGAGGCGTTACGGTGCATGTTTTAAACGAACAAGTAGCCTTAGGACTATACTACCGCTACCCCGCATTCTTATCCTTCCAGTGCAAAGTCTTATTCGACAAGCGTGTTCCAGTCTTGTTGGGATTCGATGTTGCTCTAAACACATTTCAGCAGCATAGCTTAGGCTCTACTGAATTGATGATTGGCTACGAATTTCCAGGTACAGATGTATTTGAAATGCCAGAGGTTGAAGAAACTCCTGATGGTTCTCTGTAA
- a CDS encoding gliding motility-associated C-terminal domain-containing protein — MIKTTYKKLQLLLCCLFFCSIGYTSWGQGTVRITVTELEVVNNSYCTTTILGIPLEIGASDFVWEAKVDDGQGNTNNNPSVPNLAPLPSGQLGGGSNHFYKNNDNGPYLGTSNSPNGITFNPTNGIIFDLEYPCGVPNTFNIDWVGYDNDDPGSYSTFLNEGNTGTQNVSLTLPPIGSSSTQTYTATGSNRCNTPQEYRITFTIEHLPLTVTPVADNICNAIQIPVNSTTQQFAWCGNLTTESGEPTTGVGDDVIATHGSAWFSFVAPSSGQVEIETDLNTTDFGNELAVYHAADGYGCIHGNNNWVGFTGTNPIKSKFDYLSFIGEDDDDVFLINPNEKVTAHFSSVGNAFPSIRTGHALIAGETYYIQLTTDQSNQRGYVSLRIDDLGGSPYQGHDIPCQGIDVTADAQSPTVRTEAGGQPFSTQLYRGNLTSSVVDDQEIGAPYNGTDATQFRAYDYVPTLSNGLDGSMWVQFTVGNSGRIYFEADIDNAIVNENENTALYAPDPRFGAGTPADLFCSNITQIADAEGGIGGILGGTKTAIIMERCLEPGYTYYGMVDPQGATTADEAEVWVYDPSTSDPANNPPPNDILCLSMLDTLFEVPVKPANQTIPFSAVAGDNTNACIETLAGEPFSNPNPAARADQTVWHYFTVPPSGVVEIKLRAYVGLDSLNYAIYPLFQDSLCYGGLQPATYTTDGTQATPQITAEFSGTTGFNGDIVGLCCLTPGTVYAIQLDGGHPGDEGQYIIEYINEIEVYAGDAQYSVLGDTVNFMASDTGFVCFGDTLFPSVMVDGNGVSTTNIANCLDIGYIVQDSVNIPDSIINGNFTFIDSVYARPHYWVNDGTHPFSQNAVHYVGPMADETATWGSLTCPSASSENGAPFVFLSEIILTTNYNSNNCIIDFSATGGFPSYNGSLFDYWITNTAGDTVLMGQTAAGLTNQYAIPVADTFTIVITDGMGCNQTAIVDATPCLDPCVNNPVFVTPDPIDSSVYTCYPGGDSALVTIFLNGGAPSTTVGEAYTATVSGSTTPNGNGVYTTTGTGAPSATPFSFSVMDGDTWMVIVLDSNGCPDTTSGTFDYNLMNCPDYCALNPITSTFSYNCNMDGTALVQITVNGGQPTIDGSNYTVNISGSTVFGQNFQNAQLNGVIGGAANFSFLVNDSDTWTFDVFDINMCADTLTDIYTFDTSNCPICTMMPVQILPDPVDSSVYTCSSNGDAVVTLFITGGAPSFNGGQFTVTTTGSSIAGQNGTTQENVGIYRFNIADGDTWSVVVSDENGCADTATGTFNYNPLDLAVNVEPYVCFTDKTADVTIRLSGGEPAANGSNYLVTIIGASTPGASGYQIPVLGTIGDTTDYTFNVQDGDNWLVVVTDNSQCGVDSISGHFLWNATNCGDICNDPNYVGVSINNGSGLYNYSCDSIGNATLNLQITGGMPALTAGNDDYIANVTINGVTNAYLVNSNGNFGTLTLNLTNGDAWSVMVFDALQCDTAMLSATFTSVNAVANAITPPGMLLGQFATLDGTASTGNINTYNWAPTANVNDPSAATTTIQPLSTTTYVLTVADTLGCTSLDSVLVEVGRCIPHHAGFTPNGDGVNDFWEIPCLNLFTNRVQVFNRWGLPVFETVNYDGTWDGRNLGQDVPDGTYYYVISVDEPQLSEPKIYKGTVTIIR, encoded by the coding sequence ATGATAAAAACTACTTACAAAAAACTGCAACTCTTACTCTGTTGTCTGTTCTTTTGCTCGATTGGCTATACGAGTTGGGGGCAGGGAACTGTGAGGATAACTGTAACAGAACTAGAAGTTGTCAATAATAGTTACTGTACTACAACCATATTAGGCATCCCGCTAGAAATTGGGGCAAGTGATTTTGTCTGGGAGGCAAAAGTTGATGATGGTCAAGGGAATACTAACAATAATCCATCTGTTCCAAATTTAGCCCCTCTTCCATCTGGACAACTAGGAGGAGGTTCCAATCATTTTTACAAAAATAATGACAATGGACCATACTTAGGAACTTCTAACAGCCCCAATGGAATAACATTTAACCCTACCAATGGAATTATATTTGACTTAGAGTATCCCTGTGGAGTTCCCAACACATTTAATATAGATTGGGTTGGTTACGATAATGATGACCCAGGCTCATATAGTACTTTTCTTAATGAAGGAAATACAGGCACGCAAAATGTTTCTTTAACTCTTCCTCCTATTGGTAGTAGTTCAACTCAAACATACACTGCTACTGGCTCAAACCGTTGCAATACACCTCAAGAATATCGAATCACATTCACCATTGAGCACCTCCCATTAACAGTAACTCCCGTAGCGGATAACATCTGCAACGCCATACAAATCCCTGTTAACAGTACAACGCAACAATTTGCTTGGTGTGGGAACTTGACAACAGAATCTGGTGAACCGACAACAGGAGTTGGAGATGATGTTATAGCCACCCACGGTTCTGCATGGTTTTCCTTTGTTGCTCCTTCTAGTGGACAGGTAGAGATTGAAACAGATTTAAATACAACTGATTTTGGAAATGAGTTAGCGGTATATCATGCTGCTGATGGCTATGGCTGTATTCATGGCAACAACAACTGGGTTGGTTTTACAGGAACAAATCCTATTAAATCTAAATTTGATTATCTTTCATTTATAGGTGAAGATGATGATGACGTTTTCCTAATTAATCCCAATGAAAAGGTTACAGCTCATTTTTCAAGTGTCGGTAACGCCTTTCCTTCTATTAGAACAGGTCATGCCCTAATAGCAGGCGAAACATACTACATTCAATTAACAACCGATCAAAGTAATCAACGAGGTTATGTTAGTTTACGCATAGACGATTTGGGAGGCTCACCTTACCAAGGACATGACATCCCTTGTCAAGGGATAGACGTAACAGCTGATGCCCAATCTCCGACTGTTCGAACAGAAGCTGGTGGACAACCTTTTTCAACACAATTGTATAGAGGAAACCTTACTAGTTCTGTTGTTGACGATCAAGAAATTGGAGCGCCATACAATGGCACAGATGCTACACAATTTAGAGCATACGACTATGTTCCAACCCTATCTAATGGCTTAGATGGCAGCATGTGGGTTCAATTTACAGTAGGCAATAGTGGTCGAATTTACTTTGAAGCTGATATAGATAATGCCATAGTCAACGAAAATGAAAATACAGCTTTGTATGCTCCCGACCCACGTTTTGGGGCAGGAACTCCTGCTGATTTATTTTGTTCTAATATAACCCAAATTGCAGATGCAGAAGGTGGTATTGGAGGAATTTTAGGCGGCACTAAAACTGCTATCATCATGGAACGATGCCTAGAACCAGGTTATACCTATTATGGGATGGTTGATCCTCAAGGTGCTACCACAGCAGATGAAGCAGAGGTTTGGGTATACGACCCTAGTACTTCCGACCCTGCCAACAACCCTCCACCAAACGACATTTTATGCTTGAGTATGCTAGATACCCTATTTGAGGTTCCTGTTAAGCCAGCCAATCAAACCATTCCATTTTCGGCAGTAGCGGGTGATAATACCAACGCTTGTATTGAAACCTTGGCAGGAGAACCTTTTTCTAATCCCAATCCAGCAGCACGTGCTGATCAAACCGTTTGGCACTATTTCACCGTACCACCATCAGGAGTGGTAGAAATTAAGTTGCGTGCTTATGTCGGTTTGGATAGTCTAAATTATGCTATTTATCCTTTGTTCCAAGATAGTTTGTGTTATGGAGGTTTGCAACCAGCCACCTATACCACTGATGGGACACAAGCAACACCACAAATTACAGCTGAATTTAGTGGTACCACAGGCTTTAATGGAGATATAGTAGGGCTTTGTTGCTTGACTCCAGGGACGGTATATGCCATTCAATTAGATGGCGGACACCCTGGCGATGAAGGACAATACATTATTGAATACATCAATGAAATTGAGGTATATGCAGGGGATGCTCAATATAGTGTCTTGGGCGATACCGTTAACTTTATGGCAAGCGATACAGGTTTTGTCTGCTTTGGTGATACACTTTTCCCTAGTGTCATGGTAGATGGAAATGGTGTTTCAACAACAAACATTGCCAACTGTTTGGATATTGGATACATCGTTCAAGATAGCGTCAATATTCCTGATTCAATCATTAATGGTAACTTTACTTTTATTGACTCTGTTTATGCTCGCCCACACTATTGGGTGAATGATGGTACGCATCCATTTTCTCAAAATGCAGTTCATTATGTTGGTCCTATGGCTGATGAAACAGCAACCTGGGGTTCTTTAACTTGTCCTAGTGCAAGTTCTGAGAATGGTGCTCCATTTGTTTTCCTAAGCGAAATTATTTTAACCACGAATTATAATTCCAATAATTGTATTATTGATTTTAGTGCAACAGGTGGTTTCCCTAGTTATAACGGAAGTTTATTTGATTATTGGATTACCAATACAGCAGGCGATACCGTGCTTATGGGACAAACCGCAGCTGGGCTAACCAACCAATACGCTATTCCAGTTGCCGATACCTTTACCATAGTTATTACCGATGGAATGGGATGCAACCAAACAGCTATTGTTGATGCTACTCCTTGTTTAGATCCTTGTGTCAACAATCCTGTTTTTGTAACTCCTGACCCTATTGACAGCTCCGTTTACACTTGTTACCCTGGTGGCGATTCGGCTTTGGTAACCATATTCTTAAATGGCGGCGCCCCAAGTACAACCGTTGGCGAGGCTTATACGGCTACGGTAAGCGGATCAACTACTCCTAATGGAAATGGTGTCTATACCACAACTGGCACAGGAGCACCTTCAGCTACTCCTTTCAGCTTTAGTGTAATGGATGGTGACACTTGGATGGTCATTGTTTTGGATAGTAATGGTTGTCCAGATACGACATCAGGAACATTTGATTACAACTTAATGAATTGTCCTGATTATTGTGCCTTAAATCCAATTACTAGTACCTTTAGTTATAATTGTAATATGGATGGTACTGCTTTGGTACAAATTACAGTTAACGGTGGTCAACCTACCATTGATGGCTCTAATTATACGGTCAATATTTCAGGCTCTACTGTCTTTGGGCAAAACTTCCAAAATGCCCAATTAAATGGTGTCATTGGAGGAGCAGCAAACTTCTCATTTTTAGTAAATGATAGTGATACTTGGACGTTTGATGTCTTTGACATTAATATGTGTGCAGATACCTTAACAGACATTTATACCTTTGATACGTCTAATTGTCCAATTTGTACCATGATGCCTGTTCAAATTTTACCAGACCCTGTTGACAGCAGCGTTTATACCTGTAGTTCAAACGGTGATGCTGTTGTTACTTTGTTTATTACGGGAGGAGCACCTTCTTTCAATGGCGGTCAATTTACCGTCACCACAACAGGTTCTAGTATTGCAGGACAGAATGGAACAACTCAAGAAAATGTTGGAATTTATCGCTTTAACATAGCTGATGGAGATACTTGGTCGGTTGTCGTTTCGGATGAGAATGGTTGTGCAGACACAGCAACAGGTACCTTTAACTACAATCCTCTTGATTTGGCTGTTAACGTAGAGCCTTATGTTTGTTTTACAGATAAAACTGCGGATGTAACCATTCGTTTAAGTGGTGGTGAACCTGCTGCCAATGGTTCTAATTACTTAGTAACTATTATTGGTGCTTCTACGCCTGGTGCTTCTGGTTACCAAATTCCTGTACTAGGAACAATTGGAGACACGACTGATTATACCTTCAATGTTCAAGATGGAGATAATTGGTTAGTGGTCGTCACTGACAACAGTCAATGTGGAGTAGATAGTATTAGTGGCCACTTCCTTTGGAATGCAACGAACTGTGGTGATATTTGTAACGATCCTAATTATGTTGGGGTAAGTATTAATAATGGTTCTGGTTTATACAACTATTCTTGTGATTCGATTGGCAATGCTACTCTAAATCTTCAAATTACAGGTGGTATGCCTGCTCTAACAGCTGGTAATGATGATTATATTGCCAATGTTACCATCAATGGAGTAACCAACGCTTATTTGGTCAACTCGAATGGCAATTTTGGAACCTTGACGCTTAACTTGACGAATGGCGATGCTTGGTCGGTCATGGTGTTTGATGCCTTACAATGTGATACGGCTATGCTGTCAGCTACATTTACTTCTGTTAATGCTGTTGCCAATGCCATTACTCCTCCAGGTATGTTACTCGGACAATTTGCAACCTTAGACGGAACAGCCAGTACAGGAAATATCAACACGTATAATTGGGCACCAACCGCCAATGTAAACGATCCTTCGGCAGCTACTACTACGATTCAACCATTGAGTACAACAACTTATGTACTGACGGTAGCAGATACGTTGGGCTGTACAAGTTTGGATTCTGTACTTGTCGAAGTAGGGCGTTGTATTCCACACCATGCAGGATTTACCCCTAATGGCGATGGAGTTAATGACTTCTGGGAAATTCCTTGTTTGAATTTATTTACCAACCGTGTTCAAGTATTCAATAGATGGGGACTTCCTGTCTTTGAAACGGTTAATTACGATGGCACTTGGGATGGTAGAAACCTAGGACAAGACGTACCTGACGGGACATACTATTATGTTATCTCTGTAGATGAGCCACAATTAAGTGAGCCTAAAATTTACAAAGGAACAGTCACTATTATTCGATAA